A stretch of the Ornithodoros turicata isolate Travis chromosome 4, ASM3712646v1, whole genome shotgun sequence genome encodes the following:
- the LOC135393074 gene encoding uncharacterized protein LOC135393074, whose product MQATDVRAYQAVFHTLKESMVRRFGHVGSLSTTATWLFDYESAAIRAALNVFQTATGEPNVRGCAFHYAKAINKKRDELGLKVLCRENAEVNRWFVRVRHLPFVPDDFRLAFADDILSVKPDLPPLHAARLALFDRYYRAYWLTNSLLKDRWGQFGNRGPRTTNHVEGWHNGLHSRFTCRHPNLAEFLEFLRVSQHAVQNRVQALLLDPLAVPTPTSAAVRERNASLLQEMDSFSWYLSTSPVSFMDLTTYLDRIALVGVLPSES is encoded by the exons ATGCAGGCAACAGATGTGAGAGCGTACCAAGCGGTGTTCCACACCTTGAAGGAGTCCATGGTGCGACGATTTGGTCACGTCGGGAGCCTATCCACTACGGCGACCTGGCTATTTGACTATGAGTCTGCAGCAATACGGGCAGCACTCAATGTGTTCCAGACAGCGACGGGTGAACCCAAC GTGCGAGGCTGCGCCTTTCACTATGCCAAGGCCATCAACAAGAAGCGAGACGAGCTCGGTCTGAAGGTGTTGTGCAGAGAGAACGCCGAAGTCAACCGATGGTTTGTTCGAGTGAGGCATCTGCCGTTCGTTCCTGACGACTTCCGCCTGGCCTTCGCCGACGACATCCTTTCTGTGAAGCCGGACCTGCCTCCACTACATGCGGCGCGTCTGGCGCTGTTTGACCGGTACTACCGAGCGTACTGGCTCACGAACAGCCTGCTGAAGGACCGCTGGGGACAATTTGGGAACCGAGGACCGAGGACCACAAACCACGTAGAAGGCTGGCACAATGGCCTGCACAGTCGGTTCACGTGTCGTCACCCAAACCTGGCCGAGTTCCTGGAGTTCCTGCGAGTCAGTCAGCACGCCGTGCAAAACAGAGTCCAGGCCCTTCTGTTGGACCCGTTGGCAGTGCCAACCCCGACGTCAGCTGCAGTACGGGAGAGAAACGCGAGCCTATTGCAAGAAATGGACTCCTTCTCGTGGTACTTGAGCACAAGTCCGGTATCTTTTATGGACCTGACCACGTACCTAGACAGAATCGCCTTGGTTGGTGTCCTGCCGTCGGAAAGTTAG